Proteins encoded by one window of Blautia luti:
- a CDS encoding DUF2815 family protein: protein MANKISSATKVVIPCRISFANIFEPKSINGGEAKYSVSCLIPKEDKKTLLAIHKAVEAAKEDGKTRKWGGKIPPTLKLPLRDGDIDRPDDENYQEHFFVNASSKDAPQVVDRHVQPVTDPMMVYSGCYCNVSVNFYAFNANGNRGVAAGLGNVQFVKDGDRLSGKASAEFDFDALDDEDVLGGDAGEELPDYLR, encoded by the coding sequence ATGGCTAACAAGATTTCCAGTGCAACTAAGGTCGTTATTCCCTGCCGTATCTCTTTTGCAAACATCTTTGAACCGAAGAGCATCAACGGCGGCGAGGCTAAGTATTCCGTTTCCTGCCTGATCCCGAAGGAGGACAAGAAGACCCTGCTGGCGATCCACAAGGCAGTGGAGGCCGCCAAGGAGGATGGCAAGACCCGCAAGTGGGGTGGAAAGATCCCGCCGACCCTGAAACTGCCTCTGCGTGACGGCGACATCGACCGCCCGGACGATGAGAATTACCAGGAGCATTTTTTTGTGAATGCTTCCAGCAAGGATGCTCCGCAGGTCGTAGACCGTCATGTCCAGCCTGTGACAGACCCGATGATGGTCTACTCCGGCTGCTACTGCAACGTCAGCGTGAACTTCTACGCTTTTAACGCCAACGGCAACCGCGGTGTGGCCGCTGGTTTGGGAAACGTACAGTTCGTCAAGGATGGTGATCGTCTGTCCGGCAAGGCATCGGCAGAGTTTGATTTTGACGCGCTGGACGATGAGGATGTTCTGGGTGGCGATGCCGGTGAGGAACTGCCGGATTACCTTCGCTAA
- a CDS encoding DNA polymerase gives MRYLKETLIDIETYSEVDIGKCGLYRYATDPSFEILLVAWATDEGDGFGKTRCADLASGEPLPEELLEDFKSGNVRLIAHNASFERVCFSVHLQRHLPGQYLKPGEFLSPDSWICTMVMAASLTLPMALKDVGTVLKTSQQKDKEGERLIRMFSMPCRPTKSNGMRTRNLPEHYPADWEKFKYYCIQDVNTEVDIYKRLKKFPMPEQEWKHYRVNERINDRGVKIDTELVQQAIACDLMLSDAMSKKAYELTGLENPNSVSQLKSWLDERGIPMDTLGKKDVAQMIEELDKNGVDAEAMDMLKLRLQMAKSSVKKYQAAERCVCSDGRARGLFQFYGASRTGRYSGRNIQLQNLPQNHISALDEARELVKLGCFDMVETIYGNTPDVLSQLIRTMLIPKEGCEFIVADFSAIEARVLAWEAGEDWRLEAFLEGKDIYCASASQMFHVPVVKHGINGELRQKGKVAELACGYGGSSGALISMGALQMGLKEEELPEIIDSWREANPKIVQYWWDVEKAATQAFKTGKRQEIGKLAFEFYSGTLWMLLPSGRKLAYLKPRLQPNRFGRMSLTYEGVGQNHKWARQETYSGRLVENATQAIARDILAEAMARMEGYGLNIVGHVHDEVIIEAPKDRYTVDEVCKLMSVNPEWCKDLPLNAAGYKGSYYFKD, from the coding sequence GTGAGATATTTGAAAGAAACGCTGATCGATATTGAGACCTACAGCGAGGTGGACATCGGAAAATGCGGCCTGTACCGCTATGCCACAGATCCCAGCTTTGAGATCCTGCTGGTAGCCTGGGCAACTGATGAAGGGGATGGTTTTGGCAAGACCAGATGTGCAGACCTTGCATCGGGAGAACCGCTCCCGGAAGAGCTACTGGAGGATTTCAAGTCTGGAAATGTGCGCCTGATCGCCCACAATGCTTCCTTTGAGCGGGTCTGTTTTTCCGTGCATCTGCAAAGACATCTGCCGGGACAGTATCTGAAACCCGGAGAGTTCCTGTCGCCAGACAGCTGGATCTGCACGATGGTTATGGCGGCATCACTGACTCTGCCAATGGCTCTGAAGGATGTTGGCACCGTGCTGAAGACCAGCCAGCAGAAAGACAAAGAAGGTGAGCGGCTGATCAGGATGTTTTCCATGCCCTGTAGGCCAACGAAAAGCAATGGGATGCGTACCCGGAATCTTCCGGAGCATTACCCAGCTGACTGGGAGAAGTTTAAGTATTACTGCATTCAGGATGTCAACACCGAGGTGGACATTTACAAGAGGTTGAAGAAATTCCCGATGCCGGAGCAGGAATGGAAGCATTACCGGGTCAATGAGCGCATCAATGACCGGGGCGTAAAGATCGACACGGAGCTGGTGCAGCAGGCCATTGCCTGTGATTTGATGCTCTCGGACGCCATGAGTAAGAAAGCCTACGAACTGACCGGGCTTGAGAACCCCAACTCTGTGTCACAGCTGAAGTCATGGCTGGATGAGCGTGGCATTCCGATGGATACACTTGGCAAAAAGGATGTAGCCCAGATGATCGAGGAACTGGACAAGAACGGAGTGGATGCCGAGGCAATGGATATGCTGAAGCTCCGGCTTCAGATGGCGAAAAGTTCTGTGAAGAAATACCAGGCGGCAGAACGCTGTGTCTGCTCAGATGGCAGAGCCAGAGGACTGTTCCAGTTCTATGGGGCCAGCCGCACGGGTCGGTATTCCGGTCGGAATATCCAGTTACAGAATCTGCCACAGAACCATATTTCCGCGCTGGATGAGGCGAGGGAACTTGTGAAGCTGGGGTGCTTTGATATGGTCGAGACCATCTACGGCAACACCCCGGATGTGCTTTCACAGCTGATCCGAACCATGCTGATCCCCAAAGAGGGCTGTGAGTTTATTGTGGCCGACTTCTCCGCCATCGAAGCCCGTGTGCTTGCATGGGAGGCTGGAGAGGACTGGAGACTGGAAGCCTTTCTGGAAGGAAAGGACATCTACTGTGCCTCTGCCAGCCAGATGTTTCATGTGCCGGTGGTGAAGCACGGCATTAACGGGGAACTTCGGCAGAAAGGAAAGGTGGCAGAGCTGGCCTGCGGTTATGGTGGTTCTTCCGGCGCACTCATCAGCATGGGTGCTCTGCAGATGGGTCTGAAAGAAGAGGAACTGCCGGAGATCATCGATTCCTGGCGGGAAGCCAATCCGAAGATCGTCCAGTATTGGTGGGATGTGGAAAAGGCGGCAACACAGGCGTTCAAGACCGGAAAGAGACAGGAGATCGGCAAGCTGGCATTTGAGTTTTATTCCGGTACGCTCTGGATGCTGCTGCCTTCTGGCAGAAAGCTGGCGTATCTGAAGCCGAGACTGCAGCCGAACCGTTTCGGACGGATGAGTCTGACCTATGAAGGAGTGGGGCAGAACCACAAATGGGCCAGACAGGAAACCTACTCCGGCCGGCTGGTGGAGAATGCGACACAGGCGATTGCCCGTGACATTCTGGCAGAAGCAATGGCTCGGATGGAAGGCTATGGCCTGAATATCGTAGGTCATGTTCACGATGAAGTCATCATCGAAGCACCCAAGGATCGGTACACGGTGGATGAGGTCTGCAAGCTGATGTCCGTTAACCCGGAGTGGTGCAAAGACCTTCCTCTGAATGCTGCCGGATATAAGGGCAGCTACTACTTTAAGGATTAA
- a CDS encoding DUF932 domain-containing protein, producing the protein MKTGRNLQEVLVELNRQNQAKQDFISPAQGMRLREDGQTFEINHLTTSQQEVFGTTSLFHRQVASALGIPAKYYDLMQTQKPELLAENVNSWFVDKPSSYMVRSMDYGAGQVARALLSERYRRIDNMEIATAVLPLFAGNDQYEVMSCEVTENRLYLKVVNHRLEMEVRKGDIVQAGVMISNSEVGLGAVSIQPLVYRLVCTNGMVVNDMGERRHHVGRQAKAVEDSFALYSDETMEAEDKAFLLKLRDTTMAAIDEARFSQVVGRLQESMEVPITGKVQDVVQLTAQSYGINAEEQEGILKYLIEGGDLSLYGLSNAVTRASQDVVSYDRATTLEGIGWQVATMEPQQWKQINQ; encoded by the coding sequence ATGAAAACAGGAAGAAATTTGCAGGAAGTCCTGGTTGAGCTGAACCGTCAGAATCAGGCAAAGCAGGACTTTATCAGTCCGGCGCAGGGAATGCGCCTCCGGGAGGATGGACAGACTTTTGAGATCAACCATCTTACAACCAGCCAGCAGGAAGTGTTTGGTACGACCTCACTGTTCCACCGCCAGGTTGCATCGGCACTTGGTATCCCGGCAAAATACTATGACCTGATGCAGACACAGAAGCCGGAACTGCTGGCTGAGAATGTGAACAGCTGGTTTGTGGACAAGCCCAGTTCTTACATGGTTCGCTCGATGGATTACGGTGCCGGACAGGTGGCCCGTGCGCTGCTGTCGGAACGCTATCGCCGTATCGACAACATGGAGATCGCCACAGCAGTGTTGCCACTGTTTGCAGGTAACGACCAGTACGAGGTCATGTCCTGTGAGGTGACGGAGAATCGTCTATACCTCAAGGTGGTCAATCACCGTCTGGAGATGGAAGTCCGCAAGGGTGACATTGTCCAGGCTGGTGTGATGATCTCCAACTCTGAGGTCGGTCTGGGAGCTGTGTCCATTCAGCCGCTGGTGTACCGTCTGGTCTGCACCAACGGTATGGTAGTCAATGACATGGGTGAGCGCAGACACCATGTCGGCCGGCAGGCAAAAGCGGTGGAGGACAGCTTCGCACTGTATTCGGATGAGACGATGGAAGCGGAAGATAAGGCGTTTCTTTTGAAGCTGCGTGACACTACGATGGCTGCCATCGATGAGGCTCGCTTTTCTCAGGTGGTCGGCCGTTTGCAGGAATCTATGGAAGTGCCGATCACCGGCAAGGTACAGGATGTGGTGCAGCTGACTGCCCAGAGCTATGGCATCAATGCCGAGGAACAGGAAGGTATCCTCAAGTACCTCATTGAAGGCGGCGACCTTTCTCTGTACGGTCTGTCCAATGCGGTGACCCGCGCATCGCAGGATGTTGTCTCCTATGACCGTGCTACCACATTGGAGGGCATCGGCTGGCAGGTCGCCACGATGGAGCCGCAGCAGTGGAAGCAGATCAATCAGTGA
- a CDS encoding VRR-NUC domain-containing protein → MRENEVEKRFVAAVRAVGGQALKFTSQSMNGVPDRLVLLIGGKCAFVELKAPGKQMRILQRKRRQQLEALGFPVFCVDRLEQIQPAVDALLHWTPGEPIPQGIGVKIPEMPEVTLPQGDTQSKEPETQAQDAGEEVMPL, encoded by the coding sequence ATGAGGGAGAATGAAGTCGAAAAGCGGTTTGTAGCTGCGGTGAGGGCCGTCGGAGGACAGGCCCTTAAATTTACCAGTCAGAGCATGAACGGTGTGCCGGATCGGTTGGTTCTATTGATCGGTGGCAAGTGTGCGTTTGTGGAGCTGAAAGCTCCGGGCAAGCAGATGCGAATCCTTCAGCGGAAGCGCAGACAGCAGCTGGAGGCACTGGGCTTTCCGGTGTTCTGTGTTGACCGTTTGGAGCAGATCCAGCCTGCGGTGGACGCACTCCTGCACTGGACGCCGGGTGAACCTATCCCACAGGGGATCGGAGTAAAGATCCCGGAGATGCCGGAAGTTACGCTGCCGCAGGGAGATACACAAAGCAAGGAGCCGGAAACACAGGCACAGGATGCCGGGGAGGAGGTGATGCCGCTATGA
- a CDS encoding type II toxin-antitoxin system PemK/MazF family toxin — translation MGRKKSNARPVERGRKIHVNKYINQRGKTKPHRRSEASCKLTSKEPQFHEMTADQWPATKTPKQYEIWFAELGNHYGTSVQSGNRPVLVISNDMANRNSPIITVIPMSSKLKKLELPVHIPVTWRDCEMLRDEELEESILLVEQITTIDKMVLCSRLCRVTSAKKKQEIEVAVKKQFAMQACTGREAQA, via the coding sequence ATGGGACGAAAGAAAAGTAATGCCCGGCCGGTAGAGCGCGGCCGCAAGATCCATGTCAATAAATACATCAACCAGCGTGGAAAAACGAAGCCGCACCGCAGATCAGAGGCGTCCTGCAAGCTGACATCGAAAGAACCTCAGTTTCACGAGATGACAGCTGACCAGTGGCCGGCAACAAAGACACCGAAGCAGTATGAAATCTGGTTTGCAGAATTGGGGAACCATTATGGCACTTCGGTGCAGAGCGGAAACCGTCCGGTGCTGGTCATCAGCAACGATATGGCAAACCGCAATTCTCCGATCATCACGGTGATCCCGATGAGTTCTAAGCTGAAGAAGCTGGAACTGCCGGTACACATTCCAGTCACCTGGAGAGACTGCGAAATGCTCCGGGATGAAGAACTGGAAGAATCAATTCTGCTGGTGGAGCAGATCACGACCATTGACAAGATGGTTCTGTGCAGCCGGCTCTGCCGTGTGACCTCGGCCAAGAAAAAGCAGGAGATCGAAGTTGCTGTTAAAAAGCAGTTTGCGATGCAGGCTTGTACGGGAAGGGAGGCGCAGGCATGA
- a CDS encoding phage/plasmid primase, P4 family — MMDIKNIPGKLKMTCSFCVWKFEKRNGQKTKMPYNPATGERAKINDLRTFSDFKNTLVTYAMGGYDGIGIAVGNGIGAFDIDHCIREDGTLNDTADTVLSIFPTAYVEKSPSGKGLRGFFCVPEDYVYDKTVYYINNRSKGLEVYMPGATNRFVTVTGDVYRTGEIPNDETAMTTLLDTLMKRNKQVQQTHFQHHSYLDDEAVIAHANEASNSDKFKKLFAGDWEDLYGSQSDADMALLSILAFWCGCDEEQMDRIFRTSGLMRDKWDRKQAGSTYGAISIRNTVNTCSAVYMPVNVQDIVDEEFSKLDEDDYIEFQPDLTKITVTLEEMAPHTNARYGRNEIGMGNMFADYFKQIARYNSERKGWYVYDGSVWRPDKGNLKVSELAKLLADKLYVFALTITEEDARKRFIDRVRKLQLRKNRETMMKDAMSVYPISMQAFDRNKYFFNCKNGTLDMRTLEFREHRPEDYLTMESGITYDPDADCQRWHSFIKEVMCGDADLADFLQRSLGYALTGDTSQECMFILYGATSRNGKGTAMETFLKIMGDYGKTSNPDMLAAKFRGGNTGGPSEEVARLVGSRFVNISEPEKKITFNAALVKRMTGNDTINARFLNENSFDFVPVFKIFINTNYLPNVNDMTLFQSGRLKIIPFNRHFEEGEQDQGLKGQFAKPENLSGIFNWCLEGYKKYCQRGLELPQAVTKATEDYKDDSDRIGQFIEAWLEKDNEAELRTAAAYQLYTKWCEENGYSSENQKNFKNAIGVHFTVARKRPKGGGGQTTLILGCKFKEVEEGAEDQTVQDAYKPKDSLL; from the coding sequence ATGATGGACATCAAGAACATTCCGGGCAAGCTGAAAATGACCTGCAGCTTCTGTGTCTGGAAATTTGAAAAGCGCAATGGACAGAAAACGAAGATGCCGTACAACCCGGCAACGGGAGAACGGGCAAAGATCAATGACCTGCGTACATTTTCAGATTTCAAGAATACCCTCGTCACCTATGCGATGGGCGGTTATGACGGTATCGGTATTGCAGTTGGCAACGGAATCGGTGCTTTTGATATCGACCACTGTATCCGGGAGGATGGCACGCTGAACGATACAGCGGATACTGTTCTTTCCATCTTTCCTACGGCTTACGTGGAAAAATCTCCGTCCGGGAAAGGACTGAGAGGTTTCTTCTGTGTGCCGGAAGACTACGTCTATGACAAGACGGTCTACTACATCAACAACCGCAGCAAAGGTCTGGAAGTGTATATGCCCGGTGCGACGAACCGCTTCGTCACCGTAACGGGAGATGTTTACCGCACAGGTGAGATCCCAAACGATGAAACGGCAATGACAACACTGCTGGACACGCTGATGAAGCGAAACAAGCAGGTGCAGCAGACCCATTTCCAGCACCATTCGTATCTGGATGATGAGGCAGTTATCGCACACGCCAATGAAGCCAGCAACAGTGATAAATTCAAAAAACTCTTTGCCGGTGACTGGGAAGATCTCTATGGCAGCCAGTCGGATGCAGATATGGCGTTACTGTCCATTTTGGCATTCTGGTGTGGCTGCGATGAGGAGCAGATGGATCGCATCTTCCGTACATCGGGCTTGATGCGTGATAAGTGGGATCGCAAGCAGGCTGGTTCGACCTACGGTGCGATTTCCATCCGCAATACCGTCAATACCTGTTCGGCTGTCTATATGCCGGTCAATGTGCAGGACATTGTCGATGAGGAATTTTCCAAGCTGGATGAGGATGATTATATCGAGTTTCAGCCGGATCTCACCAAGATCACAGTTACTCTGGAAGAAATGGCTCCGCATACAAATGCCCGGTATGGAAGAAATGAGATCGGTATGGGCAATATGTTTGCGGATTATTTCAAGCAGATCGCCCGGTACAACAGTGAGCGTAAAGGCTGGTATGTCTATGACGGCTCTGTCTGGCGGCCGGACAAAGGAAATCTCAAGGTGTCGGAACTGGCAAAGCTGCTGGCTGATAAGCTGTATGTGTTTGCCCTGACGATCACCGAAGAGGATGCCAGGAAGCGGTTCATCGACCGTGTCCGAAAGCTGCAGCTGCGTAAGAACCGGGAAACGATGATGAAAGATGCCATGTCCGTGTATCCGATCTCCATGCAGGCGTTCGACAGGAACAAGTATTTCTTTAATTGCAAAAATGGAACGCTGGATATGCGGACACTGGAATTCAGGGAGCATCGGCCGGAGGATTATCTCACAATGGAATCCGGTATTACCTATGACCCGGATGCAGACTGCCAACGCTGGCACTCGTTTATCAAGGAAGTCATGTGCGGTGATGCAGATCTGGCAGACTTCCTTCAGCGTTCTTTGGGATACGCCCTGACAGGAGACACCTCGCAGGAGTGTATGTTTATCCTTTACGGTGCCACTTCCCGAAACGGAAAAGGTACTGCAATGGAAACATTCCTGAAGATCATGGGCGACTACGGAAAGACATCAAATCCGGATATGCTGGCAGCTAAATTCCGTGGTGGGAACACAGGCGGACCTTCGGAAGAAGTGGCTCGTCTGGTCGGTTCCAGATTCGTAAATATCTCTGAGCCGGAGAAGAAGATCACATTCAATGCAGCTCTCGTAAAAAGAATGACCGGCAACGATACCATCAACGCCCGATTCCTGAATGAGAACAGCTTTGATTTTGTGCCAGTGTTCAAGATTTTTATCAATACGAACTACCTGCCCAATGTTAATGATATGACCCTGTTCCAATCCGGCCGACTGAAAATCATACCGTTCAACCGTCACTTTGAAGAGGGAGAACAGGACCAGGGGCTGAAGGGGCAGTTTGCGAAGCCGGAGAACCTGTCAGGTATTTTCAACTGGTGCTTGGAAGGGTACAAGAAATATTGCCAGCGAGGTCTGGAACTTCCGCAGGCTGTCACAAAAGCTACGGAAGATTACAAGGATGATTCTGATCGAATCGGACAGTTTATCGAAGCGTGGCTGGAAAAAGATAATGAGGCTGAACTTCGGACCGCTGCAGCATACCAGTTGTACACAAAGTGGTGTGAGGAGAATGGTTATTCTTCGGAAAACCAGAAGAACTTCAAAAATGCCATCGGCGTGCATTTTACAGTGGCTCGAAAACGGCCCAAAGGCGGTGGCGGCCAAACGACGCTGATTCTCGGCTGTAAATTCAAGGAAGTGGAAGAAGGGGCAGAGGATCAGACTGTGCAGGATGCTTACAAGCCCAAAGACAGCCTTCTGTAA
- the metK gene encoding methionine adenosyltransferase has product MSKIITCEQVSNGHPDKICDQIADAIVTDILQHDRNARVAIECLLKKSQLFIAGEVTTDYRPNYNQIVHDVFNRIGAEKLGWNLTELLRIGILVDKQSPDIALGVDKGGAGDQGIMYGYATNETAEQMPIPYMVATKFLQLLKAHPSKMFRADAKAQVSYDYDTGRITTFLCSVQHSPDVEVSDFRHIIESMMVLAACEYGLDGDFTKLVNPTGRFVLGGSYADCGVTGRKLACDTYGGIGRMGGGALSGKDPTKVDRSAAYMARKIAKDIVQAGYADKCEVQLAYAIGVVQPVGVAVECFGTEHQSLDFIEAYVHDSYDLTPQGIIKRLGLLDVDYNKVSAYGHFGKAGLPWED; this is encoded by the coding sequence ATGAGTAAGATTATTACCTGTGAACAGGTCAGCAATGGTCATCCCGATAAGATCTGTGACCAGATCGCAGATGCCATCGTGACCGACATTCTCCAGCATGACAGGAACGCCCGTGTGGCAATCGAGTGTCTGCTGAAAAAGAGCCAGCTTTTTATTGCCGGCGAAGTCACTACCGATTATCGGCCAAACTACAACCAGATCGTTCACGATGTGTTCAACCGCATCGGTGCTGAAAAGCTGGGTTGGAACCTGACCGAGCTTCTCCGCATCGGCATTCTGGTGGACAAGCAGTCGCCGGATATTGCACTGGGTGTGGACAAGGGCGGAGCCGGTGACCAGGGCATCATGTATGGCTACGCCACCAACGAGACGGCAGAGCAGATGCCGATTCCCTACATGGTCGCCACCAAGTTCCTGCAGCTTCTCAAGGCACATCCGTCTAAGATGTTCCGTGCAGATGCCAAGGCGCAGGTCAGCTACGATTACGACACCGGACGCATCACCACATTCCTCTGCTCTGTGCAGCACAGCCCAGATGTGGAGGTCAGCGACTTCCGGCACATCATCGAATCCATGATGGTGCTTGCCGCCTGCGAGTATGGTCTGGACGGTGACTTCACGAAGCTGGTCAATCCGACCGGCCGTTTCGTTCTGGGCGGCAGCTACGCCGACTGTGGTGTGACTGGTCGGAAGCTGGCGTGCGATACCTACGGCGGCATTGGTCGCATGGGTGGCGGTGCTCTGAGCGGTAAAGACCCCACCAAGGTGGATCGCTCCGCAGCATACATGGCGAGGAAGATTGCCAAGGACATCGTGCAGGCGGGCTACGCTGACAAGTGCGAAGTCCAGCTGGCCTACGCCATCGGTGTGGTACAGCCGGTAGGTGTGGCTGTGGAGTGCTTCGGTACTGAGCACCAGTCCCTTGACTTCATCGAAGCCTATGTCCATGACAGCTATGACCTGACCCCACAGGGTATCATCAAGCGGCTGGGACTGCTGGATGTAGATTACAACAAAGTCAGTGCTTACGGTCATTTCGGTAAGGCTGGTCTTCCGTGGGAGGACTGA
- a CDS encoding HNH endonuclease, protein MPYRPKTPCHHPGCPELVEAGQLYCEKHLPLHPEVTRPAAKRGYNRRWQKARKSYLEAHPLCVQCAKQGKYVRATVVDHIIPHRGDQKLFWDQNNWQSLCKSCHDKKTLTEDINPPYSY, encoded by the coding sequence ATGCCGTACAGACCAAAGACACCGTGCCATCACCCCGGCTGCCCGGAGCTGGTGGAAGCCGGCCAGCTCTACTGTGAGAAGCACCTGCCTCTCCATCCAGAGGTGACCCGCCCGGCAGCGAAGCGTGGATACAACAGGCGGTGGCAGAAAGCCAGAAAGTCGTATCTGGAAGCTCATCCACTCTGTGTGCAGTGTGCCAAGCAGGGCAAGTACGTCCGGGCAACGGTTGTGGACCATATCATTCCACACCGTGGTGACCAGAAACTTTTCTGGGACCAGAATAACTGGCAGTCGCTCTGCAAAAGCTGCCACGATAAAAAGACGCTGACCGAAGACATCAACCCGCCCTACTCCTACTGA
- a CDS encoding DUF2256 domain-containing protein, with translation MEDYTAEMIKDMAFSFCPQCGTAIIPNHKGRPRKFCSPECRSRWNNTHPKPENWKTVRSKICPVCGREFSYRHQYGLERKYCSRACANRGRGKEAKDAAVEY, from the coding sequence ATGGAAGACTACACGGCTGAGATGATCAAGGACATGGCGTTTTCGTTCTGTCCTCAGTGCGGCACGGCAATCATACCAAACCACAAAGGCAGACCACGGAAGTTCTGCTCTCCGGAATGCCGGTCACGGTGGAACAACACCCATCCGAAGCCGGAGAACTGGAAGACCGTGCGGTCGAAGATCTGCCCGGTGTGCGGCAGGGAGTTTTCCTATCGGCATCAGTACGGGTTGGAACGGAAATATTGCAGCCGGGCTTGTGCCAACCGGGGCAGAGGAAAGGAGGCAAAAGATGCAGCCGTTGAGTATTGA
- a CDS encoding site-specific DNA-methyltransferase, with protein MKATAELKMLPVSVLKPAAYNPRKKLKPGDKEYEKIKNSITEFGFADPLVVNADMTIIGGHQRLTVAMELGYTEVPCAVVDIDKTREKALNIALNKITGAWDDSLLADLLKDIEDSDFDLGKTGFDPPEIETLFNKVHSKEVKEDDFDVESELKQPCFSKEGDLWHLGKHIVLCGDSTKAECYNTLMDGTKANLVLSDPPYNVDVEETAGKIMNDNMGDSEFYQFLLAAFQQMHDHLADDGSIYIFHADTEGLNFRKAFKDAGFYLSGCCIWKKNALVLGRSPYQWQHEPCLYGWKQKGKHQWYSDRKQTTIWEYDRPKSNKDHPTMKPIGLMSYPIRNSTMTNGIVLDPFLGSGSTLIACEETGRVCRGIELDPKFVDVIVKRYIEHSEGHYDDVYVIRDGQKLKFEEVATFEPESEDADA; from the coding sequence ATGAAAGCGACTGCTGAACTAAAGATGCTGCCGGTGTCCGTACTCAAGCCGGCTGCATACAATCCCCGGAAAAAGTTGAAGCCGGGGGATAAAGAGTACGAGAAAATCAAGAACTCCATCACGGAGTTCGGCTTCGCAGATCCTTTGGTGGTCAATGCAGACATGACGATCATCGGCGGCCATCAGAGACTGACTGTTGCAATGGAACTGGGATACACAGAAGTGCCTTGTGCGGTGGTGGACATCGACAAGACCAGAGAAAAAGCTCTGAACATCGCACTCAACAAGATTACGGGTGCATGGGATGATTCTCTGCTGGCGGATCTTTTGAAGGACATCGAGGATTCCGATTTCGATCTCGGAAAGACGGGTTTTGACCCGCCTGAGATTGAGACTCTGTTCAACAAGGTCCACAGCAAAGAGGTCAAGGAAGATGACTTCGATGTGGAATCCGAGTTGAAGCAGCCATGCTTCTCCAAAGAGGGTGACCTCTGGCATCTGGGAAAGCATATCGTTCTGTGCGGTGATTCTACCAAAGCAGAATGCTACAACACCCTGATGGACGGAACCAAGGCAAATCTGGTCCTTTCCGATCCCCCTTATAACGTGGATGTGGAAGAGACTGCCGGTAAGATCATGAATGACAACATGGGCGATTCGGAATTCTACCAGTTCCTTCTGGCAGCGTTCCAGCAGATGCACGACCATCTTGCAGACGACGGTTCCATCTACATCTTCCATGCAGATACGGAAGGGCTGAACTTTAGAAAGGCATTCAAGGATGCCGGGTTCTACCTGTCCGGGTGCTGTATCTGGAAGAAGAATGCGCTGGTGCTGGGCCGTAGTCCTTACCAGTGGCAGCACGAACCGTGTCTCTACGGCTGGAAGCAGAAGGGGAAGCACCAGTGGTATTCCGACCGGAAGCAGACGACCATATGGGAGTATGACCGGCCGAAGTCCAACAAGGATCATCCGACCATGAAGCCCATCGGCCTGATGAGCTATCCAATCCGCAATTCCACTATGACCAACGGCATCGTCCTCGATCCGTTCCTCGGCAGCGGCTCGACCCTGATCGCCTGTGAGGAGACCGGCCGTGTGTGCCGGGGCATCGAGCTGGACCCGAAGTTCGTGGATGTGATCGTGAAGCGGTACATCGAACACAGCGAAGGTCATTACGATGATGTGTATGTCATCCGGGATGGGCAGAAGCTGAAGTTCGAGGAGGTGGCGACCTTCGAGCCGGAAAGCGAGGATGCCGATGCCTGA